One region of Mycolicibacterium lutetiense genomic DNA includes:
- a CDS encoding mycofactocin-coupled SDR family oxidoreductase produces the protein MAAGNATLEGRVAFVTGAARGQGRAHAVRLANEGADIIAIDVCRPVDDTITYPAATPEDLAETVAAVEAAGRKVLAREVDIRDLAAQQQVVADGIEQFGRLDVVVANAGVLSWGRLFELSPEQFDTIVDVNLNGTWRTIRAAVPAMIEAGNGGSIIVVSSSAGLKATPGNGHYSASKHGLVALTNALALEVGEFGIRVNSIHPYSVDTPMIEPQAMAEVFSKYPSYLHSFAPMPYQPVGQAAEGLSAFMTPAEVADVVAWLAGDNSATLSGSQIAVDRGVLKY, from the coding sequence ATGGCGGCAGGTAACGCAACACTGGAAGGCCGCGTGGCATTCGTCACCGGCGCCGCACGCGGCCAAGGGCGCGCGCACGCGGTGCGGTTGGCCAACGAAGGCGCCGACATCATCGCCATCGATGTGTGCCGCCCGGTCGACGACACGATCACCTACCCGGCCGCGACGCCGGAGGATCTGGCCGAGACCGTCGCCGCCGTGGAGGCTGCGGGCCGCAAGGTACTTGCGCGCGAGGTCGACATTCGCGATCTGGCCGCCCAGCAGCAGGTGGTGGCTGACGGCATCGAGCAGTTCGGCCGGCTCGACGTCGTGGTGGCCAACGCCGGGGTGCTCAGCTGGGGCCGGCTGTTCGAGCTTTCGCCCGAGCAGTTCGACACCATCGTCGACGTCAATCTCAACGGCACCTGGCGGACCATCCGGGCTGCCGTGCCCGCCATGATCGAGGCCGGTAACGGCGGCTCGATCATCGTCGTCAGCTCCTCGGCCGGGCTCAAGGCCACGCCGGGCAACGGCCACTACTCGGCGTCCAAGCACGGCCTGGTCGCACTGACCAACGCACTGGCACTTGAGGTGGGGGAGTTCGGCATTCGGGTCAACTCGATCCATCCGTATTCGGTGGACACCCCGATGATCGAGCCCCAGGCGATGGCCGAGGTGTTCTCGAAGTACCCGAGCTATCTGCACAGTTTCGCGCCCATGCCGTATCAGCCGGTGGGTCAGGCCGCCGAGGGCCTGTCGGCATTCATGACGCCGGCCGAGGTCGCCGATGTGGTGGCGTGGCTGGCCGGCGACAACTCGGCCACCCTGTCGGGCAGCCAGATCGCCGTCGACCGGGGTGTGCTCAAGTACTGA
- a CDS encoding amino acid permease: MSAPANNLTSQMLRRRPVIGAPVAHGASDHLKRSIGTFQLTLFGVGATVGTGIFIVLQQAVPKAGPAVLVSFVVAGIAAGLSAICYAEMASAVPVSGSTYSYAYTTMGEFIAMGVAACLLLEYGVSMSATAVGWSGYLNRLLDNLFGWRLPHALSAAPWGDNPGVINLPATVLIVMCALLLIRGASESAAVNTVMVILKLCVLGMFVAIAFTAFTTDHFAGFWDKGFTGITAAASTIFFTFIGLDAVSTAGDEVKNPQKTMPRAILVALVVVTSIYILVAFAGVGTQSADEFGSDEQSEAGLSVMLTNILHGQTWASTVLAMGAVISIFSVTLVVMYGQTRILFAMGRDGLLPSMFAKVNPRTMTPVNNTIVVAAVTGTLAGLVPLDYLWDLVSIGTLVAFIVVSTGVIILRVREPDLPRAFKVPGYPVTPVLSVLACLFVLYGLPHITWLWFSIWVALVLTFYLLWSRHHSALNDGGDGYLPAAAAGGDDVTTAPGTEEAR; the protein is encoded by the coding sequence ATGTCCGCCCCAGCCAACAACCTGACCAGCCAGATGTTGCGGCGCAGGCCGGTCATCGGAGCGCCGGTGGCGCACGGCGCGTCTGATCACCTCAAACGAAGTATCGGCACGTTTCAACTGACCCTGTTCGGTGTCGGCGCCACGGTCGGCACCGGTATCTTCATCGTGCTTCAACAGGCGGTCCCCAAAGCCGGCCCCGCTGTACTGGTGTCGTTCGTGGTGGCCGGCATCGCCGCCGGCCTGTCGGCGATCTGTTATGCCGAAATGGCCTCGGCCGTGCCGGTTTCGGGGTCAACCTACTCCTACGCCTACACCACCATGGGCGAGTTCATCGCGATGGGCGTCGCGGCCTGCCTGTTGCTCGAATACGGCGTCTCCATGTCGGCCACCGCAGTCGGCTGGAGCGGTTATCTCAATCGACTGCTGGACAACCTGTTCGGCTGGCGGTTGCCGCACGCACTGTCCGCGGCCCCGTGGGGCGACAACCCCGGTGTGATCAACCTGCCCGCGACAGTCCTGATCGTCATGTGCGCGCTCCTGTTGATCCGGGGCGCCAGCGAGTCGGCCGCGGTCAACACGGTCATGGTGATCCTCAAGCTGTGTGTGCTCGGCATGTTCGTGGCCATCGCGTTCACCGCCTTCACCACCGATCACTTCGCCGGGTTCTGGGACAAGGGGTTCACCGGAATCACCGCTGCGGCCAGCACCATCTTCTTCACCTTCATCGGTCTGGACGCGGTGTCCACAGCGGGCGACGAGGTGAAGAATCCACAGAAGACCATGCCCCGGGCGATCCTGGTGGCGCTGGTCGTCGTCACCAGCATCTACATCCTGGTCGCCTTCGCAGGCGTGGGCACCCAATCCGCCGACGAGTTCGGTTCCGACGAGCAGTCCGAGGCCGGGTTGTCGGTGATGCTCACCAACATCCTGCACGGTCAGACCTGGGCCAGCACCGTGCTGGCCATGGGCGCCGTCATCTCGATCTTCTCGGTGACCCTGGTGGTGATGTACGGCCAGACCCGCATCCTGTTCGCGATGGGCCGTGACGGCCTGCTGCCGTCGATGTTCGCAAAGGTCAACCCGCGCACCATGACTCCGGTCAACAACACCATCGTCGTCGCCGCGGTCACGGGCACCCTGGCCGGATTGGTGCCCCTGGACTACCTGTGGGATCTGGTATCGATCGGCACGCTGGTGGCGTTCATCGTGGTGTCGACCGGCGTAATCATCCTGCGGGTCCGGGAACCGGACCTGCCGCGGGCCTTCAAGGTTCCCGGTTACCCCGTGACGCCGGTCCTTTCGGTGCTGGCCTGCCTGTTCGTGCTCTACGGCCTGCCGCACATCACCTGGCTGTGGTTCAGCATCTGGGTCGCCCTCGTGCTGACGTTCTACCTCCTGTGGAGCCGGCATCACAGCGCCCTCAACGACGGCGGCGACGGCTACCTCCCCGCAGCGGCTGCCGGTGGGGACGATGTGACGACCGCACCCGGGACCGAGGAGGCCCGATGA
- a CDS encoding universal stress protein has translation MTVVVGYLAGKGGASALHLGVGAARTLNTSLAVATVVPRPWLNPSPARVDAEYAEYAAQLAKSSAEQAREYVTALDDRLEVSFHKYAHRSVSDGLMAAVEQLEAELLVLGSASEGQLGQVVVGSTADRLLHSCPVPLALSPRGYRRPKSAALVRITCAYPGTPEAVAVVQQVADLSRRLGTPMRLVTFAVRGRNMYPPTVGLHAEDAILQEWAKQARRALLRLRDDKVIGDEVDLQVVTGNTWSDAIDAIDWLDGEILAIGTSPGGAVARVFLGSHGSKILRHSPVPVLVLPG, from the coding sequence ATGACCGTCGTCGTCGGGTATCTCGCCGGCAAGGGCGGGGCGTCGGCGCTGCACCTCGGCGTGGGTGCAGCCCGTACCCTGAACACCTCGCTGGCGGTGGCCACCGTCGTCCCGCGCCCATGGCTGAACCCGTCACCGGCCCGCGTCGACGCCGAATATGCCGAGTACGCAGCACAATTGGCGAAATCCTCGGCCGAGCAGGCGCGCGAATACGTGACCGCGCTCGACGATCGCCTTGAGGTCAGCTTCCACAAGTACGCGCACCGTTCGGTATCCGACGGCCTGATGGCAGCCGTCGAGCAGCTCGAGGCCGAACTACTCGTTCTCGGCTCCGCATCGGAGGGCCAGCTGGGCCAGGTGGTGGTGGGCTCCACCGCCGATCGGCTGCTGCACTCCTGCCCGGTTCCACTGGCACTCAGCCCGCGCGGCTACCGACGGCCGAAATCGGCTGCACTGGTGCGTATCACCTGCGCCTACCCCGGAACCCCCGAAGCGGTGGCGGTGGTCCAGCAGGTGGCCGACCTGAGCCGGCGTCTGGGCACCCCGATGCGGTTGGTCACGTTCGCGGTGCGGGGACGCAACATGTACCCGCCGACCGTAGGACTACACGCCGAGGACGCCATCTTGCAGGAGTGGGCGAAACAGGCCCGACGGGCGCTGCTCCGCCTGAGGGATGACAAGGTGATCGGCGACGAGGTGGATCTGCAGGTCGTCACCGGCAACACCTGGAGCGATGCGATCGATGCCATCGACTGGCTCGACGGCGAGATCCTGGCGATCGGGACCTCGCCCGGCGGGGCGGTGGCCCGGGTCTTCCTGGGCTCACACGGGTCAAAGATCCTGCGGCACAGCCCGGTTCCGGTGCTTGTTCTCCCGGGCTGA